GTCATATTGGGAATGGGATCAGCTGGAGTGGGCATGGTTGGTTGGgttgctttttgtttttgtgtTTATTTCCTTTAAACACTTTGCTTGCATGCTTGATTTTTTTCATAATTGGCGAATTATGCCCTAGCTAAACAGAGCATTATGGCATTATGGCATTATGCGGCCCAGCAGATTCTAAGCATGGACATTTCGACGAAACGAATGCCCTTCCCAACTGTGCGAGATTTCAATGTGTTTTTTTGAtgtgtcttcttcttcttcccttttttttgggTTGTTGTTTGTGATCATTTTTGGGTTTTGTTTCTGGCTTTTTGGTAACCCATTTTGCATGATGGGATTGCTGTGTGTTGGTTGGGAGGTCTTGGAAAGGGGTAGATGGCCATATAAACGGATGTGGTTATTAAATTGTGATGCACAAACTCAATAGGGTCGGCTTTAGTATTCAATAAACTGTTCATAAATCATCAAATCCAGCATATCAACGAAATAAAGAAGGAGCTGAATATATATGCATGGCTTGTATAAATAACTTTCTTTCAAATCCCATTCTCTCCTTTTGtttccaaaaaaaaaaatagtcATTCAAGTCCCATTACCACCGCCCGTAACTACAAAACAAATAAGCCTTCCCTTGTGGTTCTTTATCTTGATCTTTGATTTTGACATTGCTTCGTACTTGTTTGTGTGTATGTGCGTGCTCTTCTTGATTTTTCTGTTTTGCACCACATCTTGATTTCCATCCAATGTCCTGTTTCCCTTGTTTCATCATTTCCATCCCATGTACATACTCATCTTTTCGTCTCTATTTGTCCAAATCATATTTCTCTTTAAACTGTCATGCATGTAAAAAACCCAGATACCGCTCAATCAGCTCTTTTGGTCCCGCCATTGCCAACCAGCGTCTCCTCATGAAACCCATCATCAAACTCCCTCGGATACTGCGTCAACGGAGCCGAAGCATCAGCCCCCGAAGACCCCGTGCCAGGCCTATCACTATCCGCCGCAGAAAGAATGCTCTCACTGAAGCTGCCCTGCGTCATGGGCCGGTACGCCTCGGTCGAGTTGCCGCGCGAAGCCAGCATGCTGACGAACTGATAGTCCTTCTCAATGGGGCTCGTCGGCATCGACGCCGTCTCGtcgaccttcttcttgccccaGCCCGCGCCCCATCCGCCgttcttgcgcttctcgccGGCCCAAGACGCCCAGCTTGCCATGTAGGCgctggctctgctgcttACTGTCTCCTGCGATTTGTTCGCGTCCCCGTTGATACCGTTCATGctgtttcttttgctgccgtTGCCTTCGGTAAGTCTAGCGGTTTCCTCGTTACGACGGCGCTGTGCCTCACGCATCTGCTCCATGTCGTTATACAGCCTGTTGAGCATTGTCGATGCCTTCTCCCGCCCAGCGGCAAAGTTGCGCCCCAGGATGTCACGGCCCTGGGCAAAGCGTTCGTCGAGATGAAGCTCCTTTACCTGCTCTGCTATACGTCTCTGGACGTCCTCGATGGAGAGGCCGCCAGCCATGGGGTGCCTCGGCTCGGAGACGGCAAAGAGGTTCGTATCAGTGTGTGAGTCCCACATGCGGTAGTTTTCAGTTCGCGCCCATGCCTCAACCCAATCAAGCCCAAAGTCGACGGCGGGGTCGCTCTCCGATGTGTTACGGCCAGcattggcgctgctgacGAGATAGTTGTGGAACTTGACGGAGGATATCAGGCCAATGATGTAGCCTTCAAACTGGGCTCTAATGTACTCTTCGCTTCCCACGTATTTCATCGTCTTTGGCGTGCTGGGATTGGACTCGTCCCAGGTATCGTTGACCTCCTGGGTCAAGAAGTCGATCCATCTCCTGTCCGCTGCAGTCAGGGACAATGCCTGCCTTAGAGAAGGCGAcgtgatgttgatggtgttATCATCGAGATTTATAATGATGTCGCTGTAACGATCCTTTTGTTGGAGAAGTAGAGAGTTGGTGCTGCCGACAAGGTAGGATTTTGTGCCGACATCGGCCAGCAGGTCGAGTTGCTGTAATGGGGTATATGGTCCAAATATGCTTCCCTAAAGTTGGGTTTTCATGTAAGAAATGGTATTCTTTGGAGAGGATACAAGTTTGGTACATACTTTGCCAAATATCTGTAGTGGGAGGCCCATATAGGTCAGAAGCGAGTTGCGATTACTACTCTGCAAACTCGTCGGCTGGGCAAGTTTCTTTTCGTGGCTGTTGAGCTCGGGATCTGCGCAATCTTGGAGGTTACGAATGAGTCCGGGTATCAGTgaaatgagagaaaattgGACCATGCATAACCGATCGCATCGAgagccaaagaagagcatCTAGGCTGGCAGTTAGCAAGTCTGGTCTTCCACAGCAAAACGCAAGCACAATTCTTTTGAATGGGTTTGCAGAGAATAGTTACCAACCTTgggctgaagaagacagcATTTGAGTAGCACCAGGGCCTGCCATTTGAACTCGTGAATCAGCTCGCGCAGACTCATGCCCAAATACTGGTCCCGCTGCGCCTCTTCTTGCAAAAGGCCTCGACGCTTTTCATCTGCGAGACTGTCCTGGAAGCCTCGCAGGATATCAACGTCTGTAAACTCGCGCTGGGCAAACCATGCTTGGGTGACTATGCTGAGACGCTGCCTCAGCATGCCAAAGAACTGGGGGCTATCTGCGATGACGACAACCGCTTTCTGCACGGTTGAGCGAGTAACATCGGCAGGCCGGTTGATGAGCTGCGAGGAATCGAGCTGGCGAGTGCATGATATGCCGAACAGAGATGTTGCAGGTCCGTCGTCGGTCTCGGGCCGCAGCAGGGTAAAGTAGGAAAAATCCTCCTCCGACCTAATCAACAACCTTCAAGTCAGCAAGCAGCTCTCCAGCTACGAGACATACAAGGAGAACATACGCATGCGCTCCGTCACTCAGAGCCATGAACGGCAGCAGAGTCCATCCATACTTGGCGGCCGGGTCAACGCCCTCCTCGGCTCCAAACCAGCTCTCGACCTCGGGACCCCGCGCATGATGGAAGCCAACAACCGTCACCAGCGGCGTAAAGCCAGACACAAACGGGGTGGTGGGTATCGTCGGGGTAATTGGCGATAAGACACTCTTGAGTTCGAGCCCATTGGGCGGGACCTTGATTCTCTCGGTGGTCATGGTTCAGCTCCCCGTTGGGATGTCAAGatttgctgcagctcggcGCCGCTACAGCGATGCCATGCGCTTCCAAGGAAGCTTCCAGTCACCGACTCCGGGGGCTCACGGGCGTCGTTCGAGTTCGGAGGGGGATTCGGCCGTTCTGTCGAAGTTGGTTATGCTTGGATATGGTTCGAGCGGTGGCGGGCAAGCAAAAACGGGCACAGGCAAGTCGGTGTGGCGAAAAGGCGGGATTCCAAGATTGACACAGGCTGGAGTCGTTGCCAGTAAGCCG
This genomic stretch from Trichoderma breve strain T069 chromosome 1, whole genome shotgun sequence harbors:
- a CDS encoding transport protein avl9 domain-containing protein, whose translation is MTTERIKVPPNGLELKSVLSPITPTIPTTPFVSGFTPLVTVVGFHHARGPEVESWFGAEEGVDPAAKYGWTLLPFMALSDGAHASEEDFSYFTLLRPETDDGPATSLFGISCTRQLDSSQLINRPADVTRSTVQKAVVVIADSPQFFGMLRQRLSIVTQAWFAQREFTDVDILRGFQDSLADEKRRGLLQEEAQRDQYLGMSLRELIHEFKWQALVLLKCCLLQPKMLFFGSRCDRLCMVQFSLISLIPGLIRNLQDCADPELNSHEKKLAQPTSLQSSNRNSLLTYMGLPLQIFGKGSIFGPYTPLQQLDLLADVGTKSYLVGSTNSLLLQQKDRYSDIIINLDDNTINITSPSLRQALSLTAADRRWIDFLTQEVNDTWDESNPSTPKTMKYVGSEEYIRAQFEGYIIGLISSVKFHNYLVSSANAGRNTSESDPAVDFGLDWVEAWARTENYRMWDSHTDTNLFAVSEPRHPMAGGLSIEDVQRRIAEQVKELHLDERFAQGRDILGRNFAAGREKASTMLNRLYNDMEQMREAQRRRNEETARLTEGNGSKRNSMNGINGDANKSQETVSSRASAYMASWASWAGEKRKNGGWGAGWGKKKVDETASMPTSPIEKDYQFVSMLASRGNSTEAYRPMTQGSFSESILSAADSDRPGTGSSGADASAPLTQYPREFDDGFHEETLVGNGGTKRAD